The following proteins are co-located in the Microbacterium sp. SORGH_AS_0888 genome:
- the cofE gene encoding coenzyme F420-0:L-glutamate ligase: MRGIGLWALDGIPEIVPGDDLARMIGDALAADAEGVRDGDVLVVTSKIVSKAEGRIVAAADREDAITAETVRVVATRGATRIVENRLGIVGAAAGVDASNTPEGTVLLLPLDPDASARALCAALRERFGVRLGVILSDTLGRAWRIGQTDIAIGAAGILVVDDLRGTTDTQGRPLAVTVPVVADELAGAADLVKGKATGSPVAVVRGAGRFVTDDVDTPGARILPRTGESDMFRLGADEAYAAGLAAGRAEAGS, from the coding sequence ATGCGCGGAATCGGACTGTGGGCTCTCGACGGCATCCCGGAGATCGTCCCGGGCGACGATCTCGCGCGGATGATCGGCGACGCGCTCGCCGCGGATGCCGAAGGCGTGCGCGACGGGGACGTGCTGGTCGTGACGAGCAAGATCGTCTCCAAGGCCGAGGGGCGCATCGTCGCCGCCGCGGACCGCGAGGACGCCATCACGGCCGAGACCGTCAGGGTGGTCGCGACCCGCGGTGCCACACGCATCGTCGAGAACCGGCTCGGGATCGTCGGGGCGGCTGCGGGCGTCGATGCCTCGAACACGCCGGAGGGCACCGTGCTGCTGCTGCCGCTCGACCCGGACGCCTCCGCCCGTGCGCTCTGCGCGGCGCTGCGCGAGCGGTTCGGCGTGCGGTTGGGCGTGATCCTCAGCGACACGCTCGGCCGGGCGTGGCGCATCGGCCAGACCGATATCGCGATCGGTGCCGCCGGCATCCTGGTCGTGGACGACCTGCGCGGCACGACCGACACCCAGGGGCGGCCGTTGGCGGTGACGGTGCCGGTCGTCGCCGATGAGCTCGCGGGCGCCGCGGACCTCGTCAAGGGCAAGGCGACGGGCTCGCCGGTCGCGGTGGTGCGGGGTGCCGGACGGTTCGTCACCGACGACGTCGACACGCCGGGTGCGCGCATCCTCCCGCGCACGGGCGAGAGCGACATGTTCCGCCTCGGGGCGGACGAGGCGTACGCGGCGGGGCTCGCCGCCGGTCGCGCGGAGGCGGGCAGCTAG
- a CDS encoding UDP-N-acetylmuramate dehydrogenase, giving the protein MPENTSTPLAALTTLRTGAPPRRLLEAHARADLIGVLRDVWEGGEDWFVLGGGSNLFVGDEPFDGTVVRVRSAGVQELPGSAPGRVRLRVEAGHDWDTLVAETVERGLSGIEAMSGIPGTVGAAPVQNVGAYGQEIAQTLVEVEVLDESSGEVERVPASELGLGFRTSVLKHHYGSVAARRAVILSVTLELTEVGSGDVRVHGEQLRRALGLAPDAEVSLGWVRDRVLATRRSKGMLLDADDPDTWSAGSFFQNAIVSEAFARTLPEACPRWPMEPVIEPVRIIPLDRFDGYVPPPASRSVEVKVSAAWLIEQSGIRKGFALPRSRAAVSSKHALALTNRGGASAAEIAELARFIQQRVQQEFGLLLQPEPVLVGVEL; this is encoded by the coding sequence ATGCCCGAGAACACCTCGACGCCGCTCGCCGCCCTCACGACCCTGCGCACGGGCGCCCCGCCACGCCGGCTCCTCGAGGCCCACGCGCGCGCGGACCTCATCGGCGTGCTCCGGGACGTCTGGGAGGGCGGCGAGGACTGGTTCGTCCTCGGCGGCGGCTCGAACCTGTTCGTCGGCGACGAGCCCTTCGACGGCACGGTCGTGCGCGTGCGCAGTGCGGGTGTCCAGGAGCTCCCCGGGTCGGCGCCCGGGAGGGTGCGCCTGCGGGTCGAGGCGGGCCACGACTGGGACACCCTCGTCGCCGAGACCGTCGAAAGGGGACTCTCGGGGATCGAGGCCATGTCGGGGATCCCCGGCACTGTGGGTGCGGCCCCGGTCCAGAACGTCGGTGCGTACGGGCAGGAGATCGCCCAGACGCTCGTCGAGGTCGAGGTGCTCGACGAGTCCTCGGGGGAGGTCGAGCGGGTCCCGGCGTCCGAGCTGGGCCTCGGCTTCCGCACGTCGGTGCTCAAGCACCACTACGGCTCCGTCGCCGCGCGGCGTGCCGTGATCCTCTCGGTCACGCTCGAGCTGACCGAGGTCGGCAGCGGTGACGTCCGCGTGCACGGCGAGCAGCTCCGGCGGGCGCTGGGGCTCGCACCGGATGCCGAGGTGTCGCTCGGGTGGGTCCGCGACCGCGTGCTGGCGACCCGGCGTTCGAAGGGCATGCTGCTGGACGCGGACGATCCCGACACCTGGTCGGCCGGCTCGTTCTTCCAGAACGCGATCGTCTCGGAGGCCTTCGCACGGACACTGCCGGAGGCGTGCCCGCGGTGGCCGATGGAGCCGGTGATCGAGCCCGTGCGGATCATCCCGCTCGATCGTTTCGACGGCTACGTCCCGCCGCCGGCCTCCCGGTCCGTGGAGGTGAAGGTGAGTGCGGCGTGGCTCATCGAGCAGTCCGGCATCCGCAAGGGCTTCGCCCTCCCGCGGTCGCGGGCGGCGGTGTCGAGCAAGCACGCGCTCGCCCTGACCAACCGGGGCGGAGCGAGCGCCGCCGAGATCGCCGAGCTGGCGCGGTTCATCCAGCAGCGGGTGCAGCAGGAGTTCGGTCTGCTGCTGCAGCCGGAGCCGGTGCTGGTGGGTGTGGAGCTCTGA
- a CDS encoding chloride channel protein produces the protein MTGARLHPAVGHLLRIALATLVAGIGTGLAVLLLVWIVHSVEHLVWGEGEGPFLDGLPSPSAPWLPLVSVTAAGVIAAVGWYLVRRFGRPIASVEQGVDGRRMPAFETLVDTVLQVVSVGLGASIGKEVAPRELSAMGASKVVGWFGLTPRWRRILIASAAGAGLAAVYNVPLGGAVFAVEILLGEFSIAAAVTALAVSAIATLVARPLVGDHSLYEVGTVEVNASLLVAALVIGPVMGLGATSFVAATKRLSARRPTGWKLLVVLPLVFAAVGAVGMFFPLILGNGRAMATAGFDLSEPFWMLLVLAVLKYVATTVSLGAGAIGGTLQPSVAIGAALGAAAAAGWALIWPGADGTSLAIVAAAAFLAANMRAPFTAIALVIEFTDTGFTLLVPIFLAVAGSLAVSALFRRGALAGFAPVDPSRE, from the coding sequence GTGACCGGCGCCCGGCTCCACCCCGCCGTCGGGCACCTGCTGCGGATCGCCCTCGCCACCCTCGTCGCGGGGATCGGCACGGGACTGGCCGTGCTGCTGCTCGTCTGGATCGTGCACTCGGTCGAGCACCTCGTCTGGGGCGAGGGCGAAGGCCCGTTCCTCGACGGGCTGCCGTCGCCGTCGGCCCCGTGGCTGCCGTTGGTCTCGGTCACGGCCGCGGGCGTCATCGCGGCTGTCGGCTGGTACCTCGTGCGCCGGTTCGGGCGGCCGATCGCGAGCGTCGAGCAGGGCGTCGACGGCCGCCGTATGCCGGCCTTCGAGACGCTGGTCGACACGGTCCTGCAGGTCGTCTCGGTCGGCCTCGGCGCCTCGATCGGCAAGGAGGTCGCGCCCCGCGAGCTCTCCGCCATGGGCGCGTCGAAGGTCGTCGGATGGTTCGGGCTCACGCCGCGCTGGCGCCGCATCCTCATCGCCTCCGCCGCCGGTGCCGGTCTCGCCGCGGTCTACAACGTGCCCCTGGGCGGCGCGGTGTTCGCGGTCGAGATCCTGCTCGGCGAGTTCTCCATCGCCGCGGCCGTGACGGCCCTCGCGGTGAGCGCGATCGCGACCCTCGTGGCACGGCCGCTCGTCGGCGACCACTCGCTCTACGAGGTCGGCACGGTCGAGGTCAACGCGTCGCTGCTGGTCGCGGCTCTCGTCATCGGGCCCGTGATGGGGCTGGGTGCCACGAGCTTCGTCGCCGCGACCAAGCGACTGAGCGCGCGCCGACCCACCGGCTGGAAGCTGCTCGTCGTGCTGCCGCTCGTGTTCGCCGCGGTGGGAGCGGTCGGCATGTTCTTCCCGCTCATCCTCGGCAACGGGCGTGCGATGGCGACCGCCGGCTTCGACCTGAGCGAGCCGTTCTGGATGCTGCTCGTGCTGGCCGTGCTCAAGTACGTCGCCACGACGGTGTCCCTGGGGGCGGGGGCCATCGGCGGCACGCTCCAGCCCTCGGTCGCGATCGGCGCAGCCCTGGGTGCGGCGGCGGCGGCCGGATGGGCGCTGATCTGGCCCGGCGCGGACGGCACCTCGCTCGCGATCGTCGCTGCGGCGGCCTTCCTCGCGGCGAACATGCGGGCCCCGTTCACCGCGATCGCGCTGGTCATCGAGTTCACGGACACCGGGTTCACGCTGCTCGTTCCCATCTTCCTCGCCGTCGCCGGCTCGCTCGCGGTCTCCGCGCTCTTCCGGCGCGGCGCACTGGCGGGCTTCGCACCGGTGGATCCGAGCCGGGAGTAG
- a CDS encoding O-acetylhomoserine aminocarboxypropyltransferase/cysteine synthase family protein, which produces MADREYGFRTRAIHAGNIPDAVTGARALPIYQSASFVFDDTDDAAARFALQKYGNIYSRLANPTIASFEERIASLEQGLGAVATSSGLSAQFITFASLAGAGDHLVASANLYGGSITQLDVTLRRFGVETTFVASADPADYAAAVTDRTKAIFAETIANPSGEIADIEGLAEVARDAGVPLIIDSTVATPYLCRPIEWGADIVVHSATKFLGGHGTTLGGVVVESGRFDWHSERFPLFSQPVPSYGGLEWSGNFGEYAYLTRLRAEQLRDIGPALAPHSAFLLAQGVETLPFRMRAHVENARIVAEWLDADPRVEFVNWAGLPQHPHHDRAAKYLPEGPGAVFSFGVTGGRAAGRTFIESVDLASHLANIGDAKTLVIHPASTTHAQLTEQQLIDGGVLPGLVRISVGLEDVDDILYDLDQALDAAQNA; this is translated from the coding sequence ATGGCAGACCGTGAATACGGCTTCCGCACGCGCGCGATCCACGCCGGCAACATCCCCGACGCCGTGACCGGCGCTCGCGCCCTCCCGATCTACCAGTCGGCGTCGTTCGTGTTCGACGACACCGATGACGCGGCCGCCCGGTTCGCGCTGCAGAAGTACGGCAACATCTACAGCCGCCTCGCGAACCCCACGATCGCCTCGTTCGAGGAGCGCATCGCGTCGCTCGAGCAGGGGCTGGGAGCGGTCGCGACCTCGAGCGGGCTCTCGGCGCAGTTCATCACCTTCGCCTCGCTCGCCGGGGCCGGCGACCACCTCGTCGCCAGCGCGAACCTCTACGGCGGCTCCATCACGCAGCTCGATGTGACGCTCCGGCGCTTCGGCGTCGAGACGACCTTCGTCGCCTCGGCGGATCCGGCCGACTACGCCGCGGCCGTCACCGACCGCACCAAGGCGATCTTCGCCGAGACGATCGCCAACCCCTCCGGCGAGATCGCCGACATCGAGGGCCTTGCGGAGGTCGCACGGGATGCGGGTGTGCCCCTCATCATCGACTCCACCGTCGCGACCCCTTACCTCTGCCGCCCGATCGAGTGGGGCGCCGACATCGTCGTGCACTCCGCGACCAAGTTCCTCGGTGGACACGGCACGACCCTCGGCGGCGTTGTCGTGGAGTCGGGCCGGTTCGACTGGCATTCCGAGCGCTTCCCGCTGTTCAGCCAGCCGGTGCCCAGCTACGGCGGGCTCGAGTGGTCGGGCAACTTCGGCGAGTACGCGTACCTCACACGTCTGCGCGCCGAGCAGCTGCGAGACATCGGCCCGGCCCTCGCGCCCCACTCCGCGTTCCTGCTCGCGCAGGGCGTCGAGACGCTGCCGTTCCGCATGCGCGCGCACGTCGAGAACGCGCGGATCGTCGCCGAGTGGCTCGACGCCGACCCGCGCGTCGAGTTCGTCAACTGGGCGGGTCTGCCGCAGCACCCGCACCACGACCGCGCCGCGAAGTACCTCCCCGAGGGGCCCGGCGCCGTCTTCAGCTTTGGCGTGACGGGCGGCCGCGCCGCCGGTCGCACCTTCATCGAGTCGGTCGATCTCGCCAGCCACCTGGCGAACATCGGCGATGCCAAGACCCTCGTCATCCACCCCGCCTCGACGACCCACGCGCAGCTCACCGAGCAGCAGCTGATCGACGGCGGCGTGCTGCCGGGGCTCGTGCGCATCAGCGTCGGACTCGAGGATGTCGACGACATCCTGTATGACCTCGACCAGGCCCTCGACGCGGCCCAGAACGCCTAG
- a CDS encoding pyridoxal phosphate-dependent aminotransferase: protein MTERAPLSRKLSAIAESATLKVDAKAKALKAEGRPVISYAAGEPDFPTPQFIVDAAAEALHDPANFRYTPAAGLPVLREAIAAKTLRDSGLEVSPSQVIVTNGGKQAVYQAFQTVVNPGDEVLLPAPYWTTYPEAIALADGVPVEVFAGADQGYKVTVDQLEAARTPRTRVLVFVSPSNPTGAVYTPEETTAIGEWALAHGVWVLTDEIYQNLVYDGVRAVSIVEAVPELAGQTLLLNGVAKTYAMTGWRVGWMVGPSDAIKLAANLQSHLSSNVNNIAQRAAAAAITGPQTEAEQMRQAFDRRRRLIVAELSKIPGVTVPVPLGAFYVYPDVTGLLGREWNGTTPTTTLELADLILDAAEVAVVPGEAFGPSGYLRLSYALGDDALLEGVQRLQRLFS from the coding sequence GTGACCGAACGCGCACCGCTGTCCCGCAAGCTCTCCGCCATCGCCGAGTCCGCGACCCTCAAGGTCGACGCCAAGGCCAAGGCCCTGAAGGCGGAGGGCCGTCCGGTCATCTCCTACGCGGCGGGCGAGCCGGACTTCCCGACGCCGCAGTTCATCGTGGATGCGGCCGCGGAGGCGCTTCACGATCCCGCGAACTTCCGCTACACCCCGGCGGCGGGGCTTCCGGTGCTGCGGGAGGCGATCGCCGCGAAGACGCTCCGCGACTCGGGTCTCGAGGTGTCTCCGTCGCAGGTGATCGTCACCAACGGCGGCAAGCAGGCCGTGTACCAGGCGTTCCAGACCGTCGTGAACCCCGGCGACGAGGTGCTGCTGCCGGCGCCCTACTGGACGACCTACCCGGAGGCGATCGCCCTCGCCGACGGCGTGCCCGTGGAGGTCTTCGCCGGCGCCGACCAGGGCTACAAGGTCACGGTCGACCAGCTGGAGGCCGCTCGCACCCCGCGCACCCGCGTGCTCGTCTTCGTGTCGCCGTCGAACCCCACCGGGGCCGTCTACACGCCGGAGGAGACGACCGCGATCGGCGAGTGGGCGCTGGCGCACGGCGTCTGGGTCCTCACCGACGAGATCTACCAGAACCTCGTCTACGACGGCGTCCGCGCGGTCTCCATCGTCGAGGCCGTGCCGGAGCTGGCCGGGCAGACGCTGCTGCTCAACGGCGTGGCGAAGACGTACGCCATGACCGGCTGGCGCGTGGGCTGGATGGTCGGCCCCTCCGATGCGATCAAGCTCGCCGCCAACCTGCAGTCGCACCTGTCGAGCAACGTCAACAACATCGCTCAGCGTGCGGCCGCGGCTGCCATCACGGGGCCCCAGACCGAGGCGGAGCAGATGCGGCAGGCGTTCGACCGCCGCCGACGGCTCATCGTCGCCGAGCTCTCCAAGATCCCCGGTGTCACGGTCCCCGTCCCGCTCGGCGCCTTCTACGTGTACCCGGACGTGACCGGGCTCCTGGGCCGGGAGTGGAACGGCACGACGCCGACGACGACGCTCGAGCTGGCAGACCTCATCCTGGATGCCGCAGAGGTCGCGGTCGTGCCGGGTGAGGCCTTCGGCCCGTCGGGCTACCTGCGCCTGTCGTACGCGCTCGGCGACGACGCCCTCCTCGAGGGCGTGCAGCGCCTGCAGCGCCTGTTCTCCTGA
- a CDS encoding MaoC/PaaZ C-terminal domain-containing protein, protein MSELEVGQVVAEREVHLTRESLVRYAGASGDFNPIHYRDDVAARVGLPGVLAHGMLTMGLAVETIVPWLGDAGRILEYGVRFTRPVVVDPDAGADVAVRAAVGALDDETARIDLTVTAGGTTVLGKAQVRVRRV, encoded by the coding sequence GTGAGCGAGCTCGAGGTCGGACAGGTCGTGGCCGAGCGCGAGGTGCACCTCACCCGCGAGTCGCTCGTGCGCTACGCCGGCGCGTCCGGCGACTTCAACCCCATCCACTACCGCGACGACGTCGCCGCCCGCGTCGGGCTCCCGGGTGTGCTCGCGCACGGCATGCTCACGATGGGGCTCGCGGTCGAGACGATCGTCCCGTGGCTCGGGGATGCCGGACGCATCCTCGAGTACGGCGTGCGGTTCACGCGGCCCGTCGTGGTCGATCCCGACGCCGGGGCCGACGTCGCCGTGCGCGCCGCCGTCGGTGCGCTCGACGACGAGACCGCCCGCATCGACCTGACGGTCACGGCCGGCGGAACGACCGTGCTCGGCAAGGCGCAGGTGCGCGTGCGGCGGGTCTGA
- a CDS encoding SIP domain-containing protein, with protein MDMAAGPFLEPDWDTLTGAVLLAGDANDVPDMVRIAERLPVEVSVTVLIEAFATIQRHRVRVPEHVSVTWLVRDRQPCDPSPLAVRGRGERLAMGVYAWCAEWACDPAVHCTVWLGPRTAPHIVRMAQAHLRPA; from the coding sequence ATGGACATGGCAGCCGGCCCCTTCCTCGAGCCCGATTGGGACACCCTGACGGGCGCTGTGCTGCTCGCGGGCGATGCCAACGACGTGCCGGACATGGTCCGCATCGCCGAGCGCCTGCCGGTCGAGGTCTCCGTGACGGTGCTCATCGAGGCGTTCGCCACCATCCAGCGTCACCGCGTCCGCGTTCCCGAGCACGTGTCCGTCACCTGGCTCGTGCGCGACCGGCAGCCGTGCGATCCGTCGCCGCTCGCGGTCCGCGGCCGTGGTGAGCGCCTCGCGATGGGCGTCTACGCCTGGTGCGCCGAGTGGGCCTGCGATCCGGCCGTGCACTGCACGGTCTGGCTCGGGCCGCGCACCGCGCCGCACATCGTGCGGATGGCCCAGGCGCACCTGCGCCCCGCATAA
- a CDS encoding MaoC family dehydratase N-terminal domain-containing protein produces MSVNPALVDRDFAPTPPYLVGREKVREFARAVFATDPQHTDPAAAQALGYPDVVAPPTFAMVVQDLALQQLIGEPDSGIVLERTIHAEQRFRYSRPITAGDELTGRIRVTGVRAVGSGAMVTSDTEITDAEGAHVVTATSVLLIGGAE; encoded by the coding sequence GTGTCTGTGAACCCCGCACTGGTCGACCGTGACTTCGCGCCGACGCCTCCCTACCTGGTCGGGCGGGAGAAGGTGCGTGAGTTCGCCCGTGCCGTCTTCGCGACCGATCCGCAGCACACCGATCCGGCGGCGGCGCAGGCTCTCGGATACCCCGATGTGGTCGCTCCGCCGACGTTCGCGATGGTCGTTCAGGACCTCGCCCTGCAGCAGCTGATCGGGGAGCCCGACTCCGGCATCGTGCTCGAGCGCACGATCCACGCCGAGCAGCGGTTCCGCTACTCGCGGCCGATCACGGCGGGCGACGAGCTGACGGGCCGTATCCGTGTCACCGGCGTCCGCGCGGTCGGCTCGGGGGCGATGGTCACGAGCGACACCGAGATCACGGATGCCGAGGGCGCCCACGTCGTGACCGCGACATCCGTCCTGCTGATCGGAGGCGCCGAATGA
- a CDS encoding sulfite exporter TauE/SafE family protein — protein MSAPAPARATRSPRFLFACVGIGLLAGLLSGLFGVGGGTVIVPLLVLTLGFDQRLAAGTSLAAIVPTAAVGVISYAVHGSVAWIPALILAAGAVVGAQIGTWLLPRVSQNVLRWGFVAFLVVVIVMLFIVIPSRGEPFDVTWWSGAALAVTGVVTGIVSGLIGVGGGIVVVPVLMLGFGMSDLLAKGTSLLMMIPTAISGTVGNVKRRNVDLLAAVAIGVAACCTTALGAWLATVVDPLLGNILFAVYLVFIASQLALKAIRSRTSA, from the coding sequence GTGAGTGCCCCAGCCCCCGCGCGCGCGACGCGCAGTCCCAGATTCCTGTTCGCGTGCGTCGGCATCGGCCTGCTGGCCGGGCTGCTCTCGGGGCTCTTCGGCGTCGGCGGCGGAACCGTCATCGTGCCGCTGCTCGTGCTCACCCTCGGGTTCGACCAGCGCCTCGCGGCGGGGACGTCGCTGGCCGCGATCGTGCCCACGGCGGCGGTCGGCGTCATCTCCTACGCCGTCCACGGATCGGTCGCATGGATCCCCGCGCTGATCCTCGCCGCGGGCGCGGTCGTGGGCGCGCAGATCGGCACCTGGCTGTTGCCTCGCGTCTCGCAGAACGTCCTGCGCTGGGGCTTCGTCGCGTTCCTCGTGGTCGTGATCGTGATGCTGTTCATCGTCATCCCGTCGCGCGGCGAGCCCTTCGACGTGACCTGGTGGAGCGGGGCCGCGCTCGCGGTGACGGGCGTCGTGACCGGGATCGTCTCGGGGCTCATCGGCGTGGGCGGCGGCATCGTCGTGGTCCCCGTGCTGATGCTCGGGTTCGGCATGAGCGACCTGCTCGCGAAGGGGACGTCGCTGCTCATGATGATCCCGACCGCGATCTCGGGGACGGTCGGCAACGTGAAGCGCCGCAACGTCGACCTGCTCGCGGCGGTGGCCATCGGCGTGGCCGCGTGCTGCACGACCGCGCTCGGCGCGTGGCTCGCGACAGTCGTCGACCCGCTGCTGGGGAACATCCTGTTCGCCGTCTATCTCGTGTTCATCGCGTCGCAGCTGGCGCTGAAGGCCATCCGGTCGCGCACGTCGGCATGA
- a CDS encoding CoA-binding protein has translation MTDVTDAADDLVTTRLVNGLTCSLPASSPLAKLLRSQRTWEGPSAKERLRILRNARSVAIVGASANPARSSYFVGTYLQQSSDFRVYFVNPNATEILGQKAYPDLASLPEVPDIVDVFRKPSDIPAVIDEAVAIGAPTVWVQLGIWNEDAARHGEEQGLTVVMDRCIKIEHARFHGGLHLMGFDTGQISSRRTLR, from the coding sequence ATGACCGATGTCACCGATGCGGCGGACGATCTCGTCACGACGCGCCTGGTCAACGGCCTGACCTGCTCGCTGCCGGCCTCGTCGCCGCTCGCGAAGCTGCTGCGCTCGCAGCGCACCTGGGAGGGACCGAGCGCCAAGGAGCGCCTGCGCATCCTTCGCAACGCGCGCAGCGTGGCGATCGTCGGCGCCTCGGCGAACCCCGCGCGCTCGAGCTACTTCGTCGGCACCTACCTGCAGCAGTCGAGCGACTTCCGCGTGTACTTCGTGAACCCGAACGCCACCGAGATCCTGGGCCAGAAGGCCTACCCCGACCTCGCGTCGCTGCCCGAGGTGCCCGACATCGTCGACGTCTTCCGCAAGCCCTCCGACATCCCCGCCGTCATCGACGAGGCGGTCGCGATCGGCGCGCCGACCGTGTGGGTGCAGCTCGGCATCTGGAACGAGGATGCGGCCCGCCACGGCGAGGAGCAGGGGCTCACGGTCGTGATGGATCGCTGCATCAAGATCGAGCACGCCCGCTTCCACGGCGGTCTGCATCTGATGGGCTTCGACACGGGGCAGATCAGCTCCCGTCGCACGCTCCGGTGA
- a CDS encoding alpha/beta fold hydrolase: MTTSLAVHRLSRPGGRIAYRIEGEGPLVVCIPGMGELSSSYRFVVPALTAAGFRVATMDLRGHGDSDTTFDSYDAAAAGSDALALLAHLGGDGILVGNSMGAGAAVWAAAEDPALVRGIALLGPFVRNTAINPLAAALFRVAMGGPWAAAAWLGYLPTLYPLETPADFAAHRDDIRAWLRTPGAARAFRRTTRTDHAPAAARIERVAAAALVVMGTADPDFPDPEDEARWIADRLNARLLLIDGGGHYPQAESPDLVGPALVDFAREVFRA; encoded by the coding sequence ATGACGACGAGCCTGGCTGTCCACCGCCTCTCGCGACCGGGTGGCCGCATCGCCTATCGGATCGAGGGCGAGGGACCTCTCGTCGTCTGCATCCCCGGCATGGGGGAGCTCTCCTCCTCGTACCGTTTCGTCGTGCCCGCCCTCACGGCCGCCGGCTTCCGGGTGGCCACCATGGACCTCCGCGGCCACGGCGACAGCGACACCACCTTCGACTCCTACGATGCCGCCGCGGCAGGCTCCGACGCGCTCGCCCTGCTCGCCCACCTCGGCGGCGACGGCATCCTCGTCGGCAACTCGATGGGCGCCGGAGCCGCCGTCTGGGCGGCCGCCGAGGACCCCGCGCTCGTGCGCGGCATCGCCCTCCTCGGGCCGTTCGTGCGCAACACGGCCATCAACCCCCTGGCCGCGGCGCTCTTCCGCGTCGCGATGGGCGGGCCGTGGGCCGCCGCGGCGTGGCTCGGCTACCTGCCCACGCTCTACCCGCTCGAGACACCGGCCGACTTCGCGGCCCACCGCGACGACATCCGCGCCTGGCTCCGCACACCCGGCGCGGCGAGGGCCTTCCGGCGCACGACCCGCACGGATCATGCCCCCGCCGCGGCGCGCATCGAGCGGGTCGCGGCCGCCGCGCTCGTGGTGATGGGAACCGCCGACCCCGACTTCCCGGACCCGGAGGACGAGGCCCGATGGATCGCGGATCGGCTGAACGCCCGCCTCCTGCTCATCGACGGCGGGGGCCACTACCCGCAGGCCGAGAGCCCCGACCTCGTCGGGCCCGCGCTCGTCGACTTCGCCCGCGAGGTCTTCCGTGCCTAG
- a CDS encoding TetR/AcrR family transcriptional regulator has translation MPRAGVTAARVVACAADIVDDVGWEGLTLALVADRLGVRVPSLYKHIVSLDALRSDVAVASTSEIAATLRDASVGVAGADALRALANAYRSYAHAHPGRYASLQRADADPASPLHRAADEVVGLFATVLIGYRIDGDDLVDAARAVRSSLHGFVSLEAIGGFGLPRDIDRSFDRLVAGLDAMLRGWDGAAP, from the coding sequence GTGCCTAGGGCCGGTGTGACGGCGGCCCGCGTGGTCGCGTGCGCGGCCGACATCGTCGACGACGTGGGCTGGGAGGGCCTGACCCTCGCCCTCGTCGCCGATCGGCTCGGCGTGCGCGTGCCGAGCCTCTACAAGCACATCGTCTCGCTCGATGCGCTGCGCTCGGATGTCGCCGTCGCCAGCACCTCGGAGATCGCCGCGACGCTGCGCGACGCATCCGTCGGCGTCGCGGGCGCCGACGCGCTGCGCGCGCTGGCGAACGCCTACCGCTCCTATGCGCATGCGCACCCCGGCCGGTACGCCTCGCTGCAGCGCGCCGACGCCGACCCCGCGTCGCCGCTGCACCGGGCGGCCGACGAGGTCGTCGGCCTCTTCGCGACCGTGCTCATCGGCTACCGCATCGACGGAGACGACCTCGTCGATGCGGCCCGCGCCGTGCGCTCGTCCCTGCACGGCTTCGTGTCCCTCGAGGCGATCGGCGGGTTCGGGCTCCCCCGCGACATCGACCGCAGCTTCGACCGGCTGGTCGCCGGACTCGATGCGATGCTCCGCGGCTGGGACGGGGCGGCGCCCTAG